Proteins encoded within one genomic window of Sphingomonas sp. KRR8:
- a CDS encoding zinc-dependent alcohol dehydrogenase produces the protein MRALTWHGRHDVRVDTVPDPEIVNPRDAIIKVTSTAICGSDLHLYDAYIPTLRAGDVLGHEFMGEVVEVGPKSTLKKGQRVVVPFTISCGNCFFCEKQQFSACDNSNPAETSDASETLMGHAMGAAFGYAHLTGGYAGGQAEYVRVPYSDVGPLVIPDGLEDDQVLFLSDILPTGYQGAVNADIEPGDTVAVFGCGPVGLFAIQSAFLLGAHRVIAIDHYPNRLKLAKEKGADILDYREVNVLEALKEMTGGIGPDAVIDCVGMESHGLAIDNVMDTVKAHTFLGTDRPHALRQMIIACRKGGRLSIPGVYGGFVDKFPIGALMEKGLQVKSGQTHMQKWMKPLLEHIQKGEIDTTWFISHRAPLEQAAEMYRHWHDEQNTYTKIVLKPEMAKQPSAAKAPASVSEPA, from the coding sequence ATGCGTGCATTGACCTGGCACGGCCGCCACGACGTTCGCGTGGACACCGTTCCCGACCCTGAGATCGTGAACCCGCGGGACGCGATCATCAAGGTGACGTCCACCGCCATCTGCGGCTCCGACCTCCACCTTTACGACGCCTACATCCCAACGCTCCGTGCCGGCGACGTCCTCGGCCACGAGTTCATGGGCGAAGTGGTCGAGGTCGGGCCCAAGTCGACCCTCAAGAAGGGGCAGCGCGTAGTGGTGCCGTTCACCATTAGCTGTGGCAACTGCTTCTTCTGCGAAAAGCAGCAGTTCAGCGCCTGCGACAACTCGAACCCGGCCGAGACCTCGGACGCGTCCGAGACGCTGATGGGCCACGCTATGGGCGCGGCATTCGGCTATGCCCACCTCACCGGCGGCTATGCCGGCGGGCAGGCGGAATATGTCCGCGTGCCGTATAGCGATGTTGGTCCGCTGGTGATCCCTGATGGGCTGGAGGACGATCAGGTGCTGTTCCTGTCGGACATCCTGCCGACCGGCTATCAGGGCGCGGTCAATGCCGACATCGAGCCCGGCGATACCGTGGCGGTGTTCGGCTGCGGCCCGGTTGGGCTATTCGCCATCCAATCGGCCTTCCTGCTCGGCGCGCACCGGGTGATCGCGATCGACCATTATCCCAACCGGCTGAAGCTGGCGAAGGAGAAGGGCGCCGACATCCTCGACTATCGCGAGGTCAACGTCCTCGAAGCACTCAAGGAGATGACCGGGGGGATCGGGCCCGACGCGGTGATCGACTGCGTCGGCATGGAAAGCCACGGGCTTGCCATCGACAACGTGATGGACACGGTGAAGGCGCACACCTTCCTTGGCACTGATCGACCGCACGCGCTCCGCCAGATGATCATCGCCTGCCGCAAGGGTGGCCGCCTCTCGATCCCCGGCGTGTACGGCGGGTTCGTGGATAAATTCCCGATCGGCGCGCTGATGGAGAAGGGGCTGCAGGTGAAGAGCGGTCAGACCCACATGCAGAAGTGGATGAAGCCGCTGCTCGAACACATCCAGAAGGGCGAGATCGACACCACCTGGTTCATCTCGCATCGCGCGCCATTGGAGCAGGCGGCCGAGATGTACCGGCACTGGCACGACGAGCAGAACACCTACACCAAGATCGTTCTGAAGCCCGAGATGGCCAAGCAGCCGTCTGCCGCGAAGGCTCCAGCCAGCGTCAGCGAACCCGCGTAA
- a CDS encoding SDR family NAD(P)-dependent oxidoreductase — translation MANKLAVVTGASSGIGLELARLAAGEGYDLIVAADTPFVDAAAGLKDLGVNFEQIEADLATEQGVNQLIQRIGDRQVDVLAANAGHGLGHAFLDQQPRDWQHVIETNITGTLLLIQPLAKKMVARGEGKILITGSIAGHLAGSFQAVYNGTKAFVDSFAAALNNELKDTGVTVTCLKPGATDTEFFERADLGDTKVGQAKKDDPAEVAKTGWEAMKDGRQSVVYGLKNKAQVLASGVLPESVTAVLHRGQAEPGSGKE, via the coding sequence ATGGCTAATAAGCTAGCCGTCGTCACCGGTGCCTCGTCCGGCATCGGCCTCGAACTCGCTCGCTTGGCAGCGGGCGAAGGCTATGACCTGATCGTCGCGGCCGACACGCCATTCGTGGATGCGGCAGCGGGTCTCAAGGACCTGGGCGTGAACTTCGAGCAGATCGAAGCGGACCTCGCGACCGAGCAGGGCGTCAACCAGCTGATCCAGCGCATCGGCGACCGGCAGGTGGACGTCCTGGCTGCCAACGCGGGGCACGGCTTGGGTCACGCTTTCCTCGACCAGCAGCCGCGCGACTGGCAGCATGTGATTGAGACCAACATCACGGGCACGCTGCTGCTGATTCAGCCGCTGGCGAAGAAGATGGTGGCACGCGGCGAGGGCAAGATCCTCATCACCGGCTCCATCGCCGGGCATCTCGCCGGTTCGTTCCAAGCGGTCTATAACGGCACCAAGGCGTTCGTGGACAGCTTCGCTGCAGCGCTGAACAATGAGCTCAAGGACACCGGCGTGACCGTCACCTGCCTGAAGCCCGGCGCGACCGACACCGAGTTCTTCGAGCGGGCCGACCTGGGGGATACCAAGGTGGGGCAGGCCAAGAAGGACGATCCCGCCGAGGTCGCAAAGACCGGCTGGGAAGCGATGAAGGACGGCAGGCAGAGCGTGGTCTACGGGCTCAAGAACAAGGCGCAGGTGCTGGCCTCCGGCGTGCTGCCGGAAAGTGTCACCGCTGTCCTACACCGCGGGCAAGCCGAGCCAGGCAGCGGCAAGGAGTGA
- a CDS encoding transketolase C-terminal domain-containing protein produces MADADAHFTGTEVDWREVARLVLTSREMDRIEEEELVPARKVLYQFSARGHDMAQVLLGLRLRDGDAACGYYRSRPLLLALGVPLADALGSGMGREGGYSGGRDIGVVFNYPNPGGAHALPMSGGVGAQYTPAAGWAQAIRYKAEVLKERQADNIALVLGGDASCATGGFWSALTIATTQRLPLLMYVEDNGYGISVPSTYQTPGQDIAANLASFRGLTIFNGDGTDPVEAARLIDAAVSHVRQKQAPALLRLTVPRLEGHSYQDTQTYKSEEVVAAEWARDPLPKLKAHCAARQIGDSDWAELEQRVAWEVGQAREDAEARGVLPVDQVADNVFYSGKPSRVGGGAGLSLDGTHDEPRPDGQRINMVTAIRRVLEQELSANPKMAVFGEDVGPKGGVHAVTLGLQERFGVARVFDTSLNEEGIVGRAAGMAMAGLLPVPEIQFRKYAEPATEQINDIGTMRWRTDNHFAAPMVLRVPGGFFKCGDPWHSQTNEVQFVHNPGWLVAVPSNAEDAVGLLRMALRGHDPVLFFEHRAMLDDSWARRPWPGDGFVLPFGRAKKTREGDKITIVTWGAMVPRCEAAAEGVSADVIDLRTLMPWDRTAVLESVRRTRRCLIVHEDLRTGGFGAEIAAVVADEAFLDLDAPVARVTMPDIPSPHHPSLLEAAVPSVERIRAEIDRLVGF; encoded by the coding sequence ATGGCTGACGCGGACGCGCATTTTACCGGCACCGAGGTGGACTGGCGGGAGGTGGCGCGGCTGGTGCTGACCAGCCGCGAGATGGACCGGATCGAGGAAGAGGAACTCGTTCCAGCCCGCAAGGTGCTCTATCAGTTCAGCGCTCGCGGCCATGACATGGCGCAGGTGCTGCTGGGGCTGCGCTTACGCGATGGCGATGCTGCCTGCGGCTATTACCGCAGCCGGCCGCTGCTGCTCGCGCTCGGGGTGCCGCTGGCCGACGCGCTTGGCTCCGGCATGGGCCGCGAGGGCGGTTATTCTGGCGGACGCGATATCGGTGTCGTGTTCAACTATCCCAATCCCGGCGGCGCGCACGCCTTGCCGATGAGCGGCGGAGTGGGCGCGCAATATACGCCGGCCGCCGGATGGGCGCAGGCGATCCGCTACAAGGCCGAAGTGCTGAAGGAGCGGCAAGCGGATAACATCGCACTGGTGCTCGGCGGCGACGCGAGTTGCGCGACGGGGGGTTTCTGGTCGGCGCTGACGATCGCCACGACCCAGCGGCTGCCGTTGCTGATGTATGTCGAGGACAATGGCTACGGCATCTCGGTGCCGTCGACCTACCAGACGCCGGGGCAGGACATCGCTGCCAACCTGGCGAGCTTTCGCGGGCTGACGATCTTCAACGGCGATGGCACCGACCCGGTTGAGGCAGCCCGGCTGATCGACGCTGCCGTGAGCCATGTGCGGCAGAAGCAGGCGCCGGCGCTGCTGCGACTGACCGTGCCGCGGCTGGAAGGGCACAGCTACCAGGATACGCAGACCTACAAGAGCGAGGAAGTGGTCGCCGCCGAATGGGCCCGCGATCCGCTGCCGAAGCTTAAAGCGCACTGCGCCGCCCGGCAGATCGGCGACAGCGACTGGGCCGAGCTGGAGCAAAGGGTCGCGTGGGAAGTCGGTCAGGCACGCGAAGACGCCGAAGCGCGCGGCGTGCTGCCGGTGGACCAGGTGGCCGACAACGTCTTTTACTCAGGGAAGCCCTCGCGGGTTGGGGGCGGGGCGGGCCTGAGCCTTGACGGCACGCATGACGAGCCGCGGCCGGACGGGCAGCGGATCAACATGGTAACGGCCATCCGCCGCGTGCTGGAGCAGGAGCTGAGCGCTAACCCGAAGATGGCCGTGTTCGGCGAGGATGTCGGGCCCAAAGGCGGCGTCCATGCGGTGACGCTGGGGCTGCAGGAACGGTTCGGTGTGGCGCGGGTGTTCGACACCAGCCTCAACGAGGAGGGTATCGTCGGGCGCGCGGCGGGGATGGCAATGGCCGGGCTGCTGCCAGTGCCGGAGATCCAGTTCCGCAAATATGCCGAGCCGGCGACCGAGCAGATCAACGACATCGGCACCATGCGCTGGCGGACCGACAATCATTTCGCCGCTCCGATGGTGCTGCGGGTGCCGGGCGGCTTCTTCAAGTGCGGCGACCCCTGGCACAGTCAGACCAACGAAGTGCAGTTCGTGCATAATCCCGGCTGGCTGGTGGCGGTGCCAAGCAATGCCGAGGATGCGGTCGGACTGCTGCGGATGGCGTTGCGCGGGCACGATCCGGTGCTGTTCTTCGAACATCGCGCGATGCTGGATGACAGCTGGGCGCGGCGGCCGTGGCCGGGGGACGGATTCGTTCTTCCATTCGGACGCGCCAAGAAGACCCGTGAGGGCGACAAGATCACCATCGTTACCTGGGGCGCAATGGTGCCCCGTTGCGAGGCGGCCGCGGAGGGCGTCAGCGCGGATGTGATCGACCTGCGCACGCTGATGCCCTGGGATCGTACCGCGGTGCTGGAAAGCGTTCGCCGCACCCGCCGTTGCCTGATCGTGCATGAGGATCTGCGCACCGGTGGCTTCGGCGCGGAAATCGCGGCCGTGGTGGCGGATGAGGCGTTCCTCGACCTCGACGCGCCGGTCGCTCGCGTGACCATGCCCGATATTCCGAGCCCGCATCATCCCAGCCTGCTGGAAGCGGCCGTGCCGAGCGTCGAGCGCATCCGGGCCGAGATCGACCGGCTGGTGGGGTTCTGA
- a CDS encoding ferredoxin--NADP reductase yields MSAKEFHSLQVAEVVAETDEARSIRFAVPPDLESVFRFRAGQHLTLRADIGGQDVRRNYSLCVAPDDGALMVTVKQIAGGAFSNWVARELKAGDRLDVMPPHGSFTIDFDPSRAARYVAFAGGSGITPIMSLIRTALKTEPRSRFTLFYGNRDASSVIFLEQLAGLKDRYLGRFDLYHFLSEEEGDVDLLNGMLDRETCEQAIEAFVDSPAEVDAWFVCGPGPMMDAAEAAMLDRGVAPDRIHIERFTAGRPSAALAAEMAQLQQQASGLQMSVTIDGRTRKVAFDGTNILDSARASGLPAPFACKAGVCATCRARVTAGEVSMAARYGLTDEEIDAGYVLTCQSVPKGDGVAVDYDA; encoded by the coding sequence GTGAGCGCGAAGGAGTTCCACTCGCTGCAGGTGGCGGAAGTGGTCGCGGAGACGGATGAGGCCCGCTCGATCCGGTTCGCCGTGCCCCCTGACCTCGAAAGTGTTTTCCGCTTCCGTGCAGGGCAGCATCTGACCCTTCGCGCCGACATCGGCGGCCAAGACGTGCGGCGCAATTACTCGCTCTGCGTCGCGCCGGACGACGGCGCGCTGATGGTGACGGTGAAGCAGATCGCCGGCGGTGCCTTCTCCAACTGGGTGGCGCGTGAGTTGAAGGCCGGTGACCGGCTCGACGTCATGCCGCCGCACGGGTCCTTCACGATCGACTTCGATCCGAGCCGCGCCGCACGTTACGTCGCCTTCGCGGGCGGGTCGGGAATCACGCCAATCATGAGCCTGATCCGAACAGCACTGAAAACCGAGCCAAGGAGCCGCTTCACGCTGTTCTACGGCAACCGCGACGCGAGTTCGGTCATTTTCCTGGAGCAACTGGCGGGGCTCAAGGATCGCTACCTCGGCCGGTTCGACCTTTACCATTTCCTGTCTGAGGAGGAGGGCGACGTAGATCTCCTCAACGGGATGCTCGACCGCGAAACGTGCGAGCAGGCAATCGAGGCGTTTGTCGACTCGCCGGCCGAGGTTGACGCCTGGTTCGTCTGCGGTCCCGGGCCGATGATGGATGCTGCCGAAGCGGCGATGCTCGACCGCGGAGTGGCGCCTGACCGCATTCACATCGAACGTTTCACCGCCGGCCGGCCCTCCGCAGCGCTGGCGGCGGAGATGGCGCAGCTGCAGCAGCAGGCGTCGGGCCTGCAGATGAGTGTCACGATCGACGGTCGCACCCGCAAGGTGGCGTTCGACGGCACCAATATCCTCGACAGTGCGCGGGCCAGCGGGCTGCCGGCGCCCTTCGCCTGCAAGGCGGGCGTGTGCGCCACCTGCCGGGCGCGGGTGACCGCCGGCGAGGTCAGCATGGCGGCACGTTATGGCCTCACCGACGAGGAGATTGACGCAGGCTATGTGCTGACCTGCCAGTCGGTGCCCAAGGGTGACGGCGTGGCGGTGGATTACGACGCTTAA
- a CDS encoding 2-oxo acid dehydrogenase subunit E2: protein MIEVRVPDEQEGTKAVVRAWLKQVGETVRVNDPLVELETDKVTQEVPSPAAGVLSEILLDTDAEAVPGALLGIISDAPAQTGDQAAAPAVRRSEEKSAADGASGPRPERGYEDQETRFSPSVRRALLQHDLDPARIEGTGRAGRITREDVDRAVAQATVSHVDAGAKVMAQPRIAEANWSDIPHDRMRRTIAENMVRAVSEAPHVTALFEADFGAIAAHKAALAQDGVKLSYTAYLLKAAAEAMAVAPAINGRWAEDRIAIAPNVDIGVGTALGEKGLVVPVVRDCGRLSVQEIGARLDELTRKAREGRLERSDVSGGSFTISNHGVSGSLLAAPIILHQGQAAILGVGKLQKRVVVREVDGADAIAIRPMAYVTLTIDHRVVDGHQTNAWLTRFVELIEGWPAP from the coding sequence GTGATCGAGGTCCGCGTCCCCGATGAGCAGGAGGGCACCAAGGCGGTGGTTCGCGCCTGGCTGAAACAGGTGGGGGAGACCGTCCGTGTCAATGACCCGCTGGTCGAGCTCGAAACCGACAAGGTTACGCAGGAAGTGCCTTCGCCGGCGGCAGGGGTGCTGAGCGAGATCTTGCTTGATACGGACGCGGAGGCCGTGCCGGGGGCGCTGCTGGGGATCATCAGCGATGCCCCGGCTCAGACCGGGGACCAGGCCGCAGCGCCGGCGGTGCGTCGGTCCGAAGAAAAGAGCGCAGCTGACGGCGCTTCTGGACCCCGGCCTGAGCGGGGGTACGAAGATCAAGAAACCCGTTTTTCCCCGTCGGTGCGCCGGGCCCTCCTGCAGCATGACCTCGACCCCGCACGGATCGAGGGCACCGGCCGCGCTGGCCGGATCACGCGCGAGGATGTCGACCGGGCGGTGGCGCAGGCGACCGTCAGCCACGTGGACGCTGGTGCAAAGGTTATGGCCCAGCCGCGCATTGCCGAGGCGAACTGGAGCGACATTCCGCACGACCGGATGCGCCGCACCATCGCCGAGAACATGGTTCGTGCGGTCAGCGAGGCGCCGCATGTGACGGCGCTGTTCGAGGCCGATTTCGGCGCCATTGCGGCCCACAAGGCGGCACTGGCGCAGGACGGGGTGAAGCTCAGCTACACCGCTTACCTGCTCAAGGCCGCCGCCGAAGCGATGGCGGTCGCGCCAGCGATCAACGGGCGATGGGCCGAGGACCGGATCGCGATTGCACCGAACGTCGACATTGGCGTCGGCACCGCCCTTGGTGAGAAGGGTCTTGTGGTGCCGGTGGTGCGCGATTGCGGTCGCCTCAGCGTTCAAGAGATTGGTGCGAGGTTGGACGAGCTTACCCGCAAGGCGCGCGAAGGCAGGCTGGAGCGCTCGGACGTCAGCGGGGGCAGCTTCACCATTTCCAATCATGGCGTGTCGGGCTCGCTGCTCGCCGCGCCGATCATCTTGCACCAGGGGCAGGCCGCGATCCTTGGCGTCGGCAAGCTGCAGAAGCGGGTGGTTGTTCGTGAGGTGGATGGCGCCGACGCGATCGCCATCCGACCGATGGCCTACGTCACGCTCACCATCGATCACCGGGTGGTGGACGGGCACCAGACCAACGCCTGGCTCACCCGCTTCGTCGAGCTGATCGAGGGTTGGCCCGCTCCGTAG
- a CDS encoding aromatic amino acid transaminase, protein MLTTAAPKGIADLDPVVSDSLLALIALIAADPRDNKIDVGVGVFRDGEGRTPIPASVKEAERRLLDGQETKAYLGGWGDRGFTKALRPIVLGAHAGDERIAGVQTPGGCGALFLATKLLKLAKPDARVLVGTPTWPNHPPVIKGAGLEIVEYRHYDFATRMVDFAALREAASRAAPGDILLLHGCCHNPTGGDLSEAEWREVAAIARERQLTPLIDLAYQGFGRGFEEDGYGVQVMLDACDEVLVAQSCDKNFGVYRDRVGSFWLKTRDAAATANAMAHVLQIAREAWSMPPDHGAAAARIVLEDEHLRALWLDEVAAMRNRINQVRRRIADSDQRLGYIASEFGMFSMLPLTKAQVVALRDKHAIYMADSGRFNVVGFADRDIDRFCAAVIEAMDSVPAHG, encoded by the coding sequence ATGCTCACCACTGCCGCGCCCAAGGGCATCGCCGATCTCGACCCCGTTGTCAGCGACTCGCTGCTGGCCCTGATCGCGCTGATCGCGGCTGACCCCCGGGACAACAAGATCGATGTCGGGGTCGGTGTCTTCCGCGACGGCGAGGGGCGCACGCCCATCCCGGCCAGCGTCAAGGAAGCGGAGCGGCGGCTGCTCGATGGCCAGGAGACCAAGGCCTATCTGGGCGGCTGGGGTGACCGTGGTTTCACCAAGGCGCTGCGGCCGATCGTGCTGGGAGCTCATGCCGGGGACGAGCGGATCGCGGGAGTCCAGACGCCCGGCGGCTGTGGCGCCTTGTTCCTGGCAACCAAGCTGCTGAAGCTGGCGAAGCCGGACGCGCGGGTGCTGGTGGGAACGCCAACCTGGCCAAATCATCCGCCGGTCATCAAGGGCGCCGGGCTCGAGATCGTCGAATACCGGCACTATGACTTCGCCACTCGGATGGTGGACTTCGCGGCGTTGCGTGAGGCCGCCTCCCGGGCGGCTCCCGGTGACATCCTGTTGCTCCATGGCTGCTGCCACAATCCGACCGGCGGTGATCTGAGCGAAGCCGAGTGGCGCGAAGTTGCAGCGATTGCTCGTGAGCGTCAGCTGACCCCGCTGATCGACCTTGCCTATCAGGGCTTCGGACGCGGGTTCGAAGAGGACGGCTATGGCGTCCAGGTCATGCTCGACGCCTGCGACGAAGTGCTGGTCGCGCAGAGCTGCGACAAGAACTTCGGCGTTTACCGTGACCGGGTCGGCAGCTTCTGGCTCAAGACCCGCGACGCCGCGGCGACTGCCAATGCCATGGCGCATGTGCTGCAGATCGCGCGCGAGGCCTGGTCGATGCCACCCGACCATGGTGCGGCGGCGGCGCGGATCGTGCTGGAGGACGAACATCTTCGGGCGCTGTGGCTGGATGAGGTCGCCGCCATGCGCAACCGGATCAACCAGGTGCGCCGTCGGATCGCCGATAGCGATCAGCGGTTGGGCTATATTGCCAGCGAATTCGGCATGTTCTCGATGCTGCCGCTGACCAAGGCGCAAGTCGTGGCGCTGCGTGACAAGCACGCGATCTACATGGCCGACAGCGGCCGTTTCAACGTGGTCGGCTTTGCGGACCGGGACATCGACCGCTTCTGCGCCGCGGTGATCGAAGCGATGGACTCCGTTCCCGCGCATGGCTGA
- a CDS encoding SRPBCC family protein, producing the protein MADGSDERRDTARPRNSQSNRRGSGQSESSNRALIGLGLGLATAGAAAFFFAKAREDDVGDGPLLSDAPDHVLRGKALRNARNTEPGTALVGRTVTVNKPKQELYQVWRDFTRFPEFMDNVREIRRLDDKVSEWIIEAPAGATVSVKTRIIEDEPGTTIAWVSEPDSQIETSGRVEFADAPPGRGTYVRLVMRYTPPAGTIGRLAAKVLQREPQVQARRDLHRFKSLMETGEVAVNASPSGRKSESRTEA; encoded by the coding sequence ATGGCAGACGGCAGTGACGAGCGGCGCGACACGGCGCGACCACGCAATTCGCAATCGAACCGGCGCGGGAGCGGACAGAGCGAAAGCTCCAACCGCGCGCTGATTGGCTTGGGCCTGGGACTTGCCACCGCAGGCGCGGCGGCGTTCTTCTTTGCCAAGGCCCGGGAAGACGATGTTGGCGACGGACCGCTCTTGAGCGATGCGCCCGACCATGTCCTGCGCGGCAAGGCGCTCCGGAACGCCCGCAACACGGAGCCTGGCACCGCGCTAGTCGGCCGCACGGTGACGGTGAACAAGCCCAAGCAGGAGCTCTACCAGGTGTGGCGCGACTTCACGCGCTTCCCTGAGTTCATGGACAATGTGCGCGAGATCCGGCGGCTGGACGACAAGGTCTCCGAGTGGATCATCGAGGCGCCGGCCGGGGCGACCGTAAGCGTCAAGACGCGCATCATCGAGGATGAGCCCGGCACCACCATCGCCTGGGTCAGCGAGCCCGACAGCCAGATCGAAACGTCCGGGCGGGTCGAGTTCGCCGATGCGCCTCCGGGGCGCGGCACCTATGTTCGGCTGGTGATGCGCTACACGCCGCCGGCCGGCACCATCGGCCGGCTCGCCGCCAAGGTCCTGCAACGCGAACCGCAGGTTCAGGCCCGGCGCGACCTCCACCGCTTCAAATCGCTGATGGAAACCGGCGAGGTCGCGGTCAACGCGTCCCCGTCGGGCCGCAAGTCGGAATCGCGCACCGAGGCTTGA